From the Micropterus dolomieu isolate WLL.071019.BEF.003 ecotype Adirondacks unplaced genomic scaffold, ASM2129224v1 contig_7159, whole genome shotgun sequence genome, the window ccggcgtggaggtggcgtgtggtgcttaagaaacctttcatcaagctaccactagcctgtggtgtctgctcctcctgtggccagttgatgttgagcttagccacggctgtagtcaccacctccagcagcacgtcatagtcgggcgcggccagatgacgccgccccgacacccggaagtcatcgtccactacgctgagcaggtccgcctcctcggagtcggattgctgcagcgtctccggatccaaaccgcgagcgggagaagccgagaacgggctcccgaacgaggaaaggaagcgtcggagccagcggatgaaggtcgggaaaaagcctcagccgtcccgaaatcctccgacagatcatgctgtgaacccatgagtgaagccgccgggccgcctcagcggccgcagggcccgcgccgcggggaaaacacatccggcaatcctcggaaagagagccatgctgtacctcagtacccgcacggaaagggcttcgcaacgggcgcaggcagccccctcgagagctccatccccaaacatgagacacacatctcatgataatctccatccgtgatgtaccgagggcaagaaaaaacacaccttctgtacatctggttgccggacatgctggtagacttcttcttcaggtaagacacactgcttgtaggactggagctttcttcaaacaacatacagagcgcctgctgaataaaaaaaagctaatgatgagtgtgtacaggtgtgctttatactcctccggttattccgtcacaccttaccgttctagcaacaagccaataggattggagtgatttcattcacgttcagacctgcttcgcctagaggcgttcccatagtgtcgtaaccgacgcagttcgagttccctcgaaggggaacttccacattcacacagactGCCATCATCTGTCGAGCGTGAACAACCCAGACATCGGTGCTTTCACTGCCAGCTTGAAACTAACACATAGAAGCACATATACAggtaaaaataaactgtaaactgaTGTACAGGGTGTGTGTGAGGATGTTTGTGTTCCAGCAGTTGGATAATAGTATTGCTGCTGAGTGATTGATTGCTtcttatgtaaaaaaaaaacttcaaacaaATTCGCTCAAAGGATCACCACGATCCTCTGTCTTTCTACCGTTTCATAAACACCATGCTGTGTGAAAGgttctgtcacttcctgtactttatcaatcagaattctgacaatgtcataatgttgatgatgtcataaacacCATGCTGTGTGAAAGGTTCTGTCACTTCTTGTACTTTATCAATCAGAATTCTGACaatgtcataatgttgatgatgtcataaacacCATTCTGAGGGGAATGTGATGTCACTGCCTGTACTTTATGACATCTTCAACATTCCAAAGATCAAAGTCACTGAGTgaacacattttaacacttCAACTCTTCAATCTAACATCTGAATCATTTACAACTGAGCTTCGTGTACAGAGCCCAGAAAAAGAAACTTGTTGAAAAATGGATATGGACTTAGAAGCAGTCATTCAACAACTTGAAGGCATTAATATCCAACTGCAAAGGTATCCGAAGCAAGGTCAGAAAAAACAACTGGCAGAGCACCATGAAAATAGCCGAACTCTAAAAGGATTGGATGCAATGTCCATGGCTATGAAAGTGGCAAAAGAAGCCATTTTAATAGCCAAGGAAGCTTTGGGAAAAGAACTTCAGGAGCTAAACCATATGCGACCTGACAAAGCCTGGGATGAGAAGTGTAAGAACATCAAGGCAGAGCACTTAGCAGCAAGCCAGCAAAATGGGGCACTGCAACAACAAATTCAGGAGCTCAGGAAAAAACTCCAAAATGAACCAGCTTTGGAGGAAATGTGTAAGGTCATGAAGGAGGAAACTGAGGTCATGAGGCTCCAGAATTACAGCATACAAGAGGAGATCCGGGAGCTCAAAGAAAAGTGCAGAAATTTaaatgctttggataaaatgtatGATCAACTGAAAGCAGAGAATGTGGCGATTAGCCAGCAAAATGACAACCTGAGACAAGAGATTCAGGAGATAGCCAAAGATCTCCGTAATGAAAAGGCTCTGCAGGAAATTATTGATCAAATGGAAGTGTCAACAGTGGCCATCAGCCAGCAGAACGCTGCACTGAAAGAACAACAGCAGAAGCTCTACAAAGATTATGAAGATCAAAAGATTTTCAGTGTCATGTATAGGGAGAAGTTGCACATCGTGGAAGTTATGCgccaacaaaatgaaaacatcaaaCTACGCATTCAGAGCCTTACCAGAAGGATCCAGAACAGAAAAGCCATGAAGGACAAGTATAAAGCCctgaaatcagaaaaaaaagatgtttctgcaaaacaaaatgagcTTCTTAAAGAACTTCGTTCGCTCTACTCAAAGCATGATAGCATGCCAGTCTATGAAGACAAGTTTGGTCCACTGAGACAGGAGATTGAAGCCTTAAGAAGACACAACGATGAACTCCATCAAAAAATCAAACAGTGCATTGAGGAGATGGAAAACAAAACCGTCATAGAGGAAATGTATAAAGAATTTAAAGTAGAGAAAAAGAATCTAACTCAGCGAAATAACATcctgaaaaaagaaattcagaAGGTGGAGAAAAGTCTTGTAAAGGAACAAGCTTTGGTAGACAGGAATAATGTcatgaaagaagaaaatgaagcCTTGAGCCAACAAAACGACACATTACAACGCGAGGTTGAAGAGCTCTCCGCCAGACTACAAAGTGAACAAATGCTGGAGGTCATGAATAAATCGCTGACAATGGAAAAAGATGCCATGGGCCGACGAAATGACGTACTTCGACAAGAGGTCCAGGAGCtcaatgaaaagttgaacagcAAAAGAGCTTTAGAAAGTGCGGGCAACGCGATAAAGGCTGAGAAAGAGAACATCGGCCAAGAGCCCTCCGCACATACGATGCTTAGCTCACCTGTGAGGCTGGGAAAATTCCAGCCTCACGCAAAAAGGTGCTGGTTCAATTCCTGGGCCTAACGCTTTTTGTGTAGAGCTGGATTTTTGTCTGCGTTTCTGTGTGAAGTTTGTATGTTTTTCCCCGTGTCTGCagtctctccgggtgctccggcttcccctacatcataaaacatatttataatatagaTTCTAAATTggcctaaaaaaacaaacaatacctAAAACCAGAGCagcacagtggtgcagtggttagcgctgtcACCTCAGAGCAAGAAGATCCAGGGTTCAAACCTTGGTCCTCTGCGTTTCAGTGTttagtttgtatgtgtgttcacTCCAGCTTCCCCTacatcataaaacatatttataatatagaTTCTAAATTggcctaaaaaaacaaacaatacctAAAACCACGGCagcacagtggtgcagtggttagcactgtcaacTCAGAGCAAGAAGATCCAGGGTTCAAACCTTggttgtctgtgtttctgtgtgtagtttgtatgtttctccccgtgtctgcatgggttcacTCCAGCATCCCCTACatcataaaacatgtttataataTAGATTCTAAATTggtctaaaaaaacaaacaatacctAAAACGAGGGCagcacagtggtgcagtggttagcactgtcacctcagagCAAGAAGGTCCAGGGTTCAAACCTTGGTCCTCTGCGTTTCAGTGTTTAGTTTGTATgtttctccccgtgtctgcgtgtgtTCGCTCCAGCTTCCCCTACctcataaaacatatttataatatagaTTCTAAATTGGcctaaaaaaaccaaacaatacCTAAAACCAGGGCagcacagtggtgcagtggttagcactgtcacctcagaTCAAGAAGGTCCAGGGTTCAAACCTTGGTCATCTGCGTTTCTGTGTGTAGTTTGTATGTTTCTCTGCGTGGGTTCGCTCCAGCTTCCCCTACcttataaaacatatttataatatagaTTCTAAATTggcctaaaaaaaacaaacaatacctAAAACCAGGGCtgcacagtggtgcagtggttagcgctgtcACCTCAGAGCAAGAAGGTCCAGGGTTCAAACCTTGGTTGTCTGTGTTTCTGATTTTGTATgtttctccctgtgtctgcgtgggttttctcCTGGTGGTCCAGCTTCCCCCCCACCGtcaaaagacatgcaggttaattggtgactctaaattgtgcttatgtgtgtgagtggatgTTTGTTTCTATGTGCCCTGTTATGCTGTTCAATTTTCTCCCCTCTTTGCCACCTCCCCAGGTGTTCCATTTTCCtccttatataatatatacattcGAAAATgacctaaaaaaataaaaaataaaattaaaaaatgtgattatttctggtatttattaataaatagtTGATAGTTTATAGTCGTTCCAATTTTGATGCGTTTTTGCTAAAAAAGATCACATTTTTCCCACACCCGCTTCTCTGCAATGGCTCCCTGTATAATcctgaatataatttaaaatccttgTGCTCATctacaaagcccttaatggtcaggcaccatcataTCTTAACCCTCCCGCTGCCCCGGCTTTGCGTAGACATGGCGCGTCCTCCTCGGGGTCAAAGTGTCCCGCGATCCGCCTCGTCAGCACAAGCGGGACAGTAGGCGAGCGCGCAGCTTTCGCAGAGAAATTTCATGCACCCGTGGAAGACGGTGTGCGTTTTGCGATCCCTTTTCAGCGGGCACAACTGACACCTCTTTCTCTTGCTGTGTGCTTGGGACCGGCCAAGTGGAGCTGCGTACCCgggaccagcagagtggagctgtgtgcttgGGACCAAGCAGAGAGTGGAGCTGTGTACATAGGAGCAGCAGAGTGGATCTGTGTGCTCGggagcagcagagtggagctgtgtggagcTGTGCTCGGGACCAGCAGAGGGGAGCCGTGTACATGGGACCGgccgagtggagctgtgtgcttgGGACCAAGCagagagtggagctgtgtgcacAGACCAGCAGAGTGGAGCCGTGTACATGGGACCAGCAGAGTGGATCTGTGTGCTCgggaccagcagagtggagcaGTGTACATGGGAtcagcagagtggagctgtgtggagcTGTGTACATGGGACCAgccgagtggagctgtgtggagcTCTGTACTTgggaccagcagagtggagctgtgtggggCATTGTACATgggaccagcagagtggagctatgtggagctgtgtgctcgGGAGCAGCAGAGTGGATCTGTGTGCTCGGGACCAgccgagtggagctgtgtggagcTGTGCTCGGGACCAGCAGAATGGAGCCGTGTACATGGGATCGgccgagtggagctgtgtgcttgGGACCAAGCAgggagtggagctgtgtgcacggaccagcagagtggagctgtgtgctcgggagcagcagagtggagctgtgtggagctgtgtgctcgggagcagcagagtggagctgtgtgaggcagtgtacatgggaccagcagagtggagctgtgtggagcTGTGCTCGGGACCAGCGGAGCTGTGGGCTCGCAGACTCCCTTGGAACAGGGAGGGTGTCTAGTGTGTTTGCTAGTTTAGTGTTTTTAGGTAAAACCTACACCTTCTCATTTGGTCAAGAAGTCTGCTTCCCCACCCGTGACTGCTGTGCATTTTTGACCCACTCCTTGGGGTCAAGGTGTCCCGCGATCCGCCTCGTCAGCACAAGCGGGACAGTAGGGGAGCGCCCAAAGAAATTTCATGCACCCGCGGCAGACGGTGTGCGTTTTGCGATCCCTTTTCAGCGGGCACAACTGACACCTCTTTCTCCTGCCAGCCGCCCGTGTCGCTCCGTGGGAGGAGACAGCCGCCGCGGCAGTCTTGGCACGCCTGGGTCGTCGTCGTGGGCCGTCTCGTCGTTCTTCCTGTTCCACTCCTTCTCGTCCTTCTTCTCGTCCTTCTCGTTGTCGATCCCCCGAGTAGGACTCGGCGCGAACGGATCTGACGAGCGCCGCGGAGGCTTCGGCGCGAGGGAGACGGCGCCTCCTCTGGAGCACCTTTGGTGGCGTTGTAGCGGAGGACGAGGTCCGGCTTGCGGTATCGGCGATCGCTGACGGCGTCCTGGCGCGCGTCGGGGCACAGCGTTGTGCTCATCAGCAGCACGTTTCTGTTTTTCTTGGGCACGTATGAGACCAGAGCGGTGGCGCCCGCGAAGGCGAACTTTGAGGAGAAGACGGCCCTCCCCTTGGCGGCGAGCAGCGCGGGCGGAAGCTCGGGCTTGTTCTTGTGCACCGTTCCGAGCATGGTGAGGTTTCGCTCGAGGAGTCGCCGGCCGAGCTCGTAGGAGGTGAAAAAGTTGTCGCAGGTTCCGCCGCGGGGACCCTCGAGGCCCTCGGTCAGGTCGAGCACGACCCGCATGCCCTGGTTCCTTTCGGAGGTGGGAGTgggtcctcttcctcctccccctcctcctcttgccGCCGCTGCTGCCTCCGCAGGGAGGGGTTTCCCGGTGTAGACTTGCATCTTCCAGGCGAACCAGGACTTGATGCCGTACTTGGCCGGCTTGCTGGGCATGTACTGTCTGAAGGTACAGCGACCTgtggaaataatatatatatatatatatatatatatcatcattttatacatttatcatcgttttatacatttatcaccattttatacatttcatcctcgttttacacacacacacacacacacaccacaacaacaacaacacggcGATACCTCTGAAGGGAACCAGCTGCTCGTCCACCGTTATCTCGGGCCCCGGGTTGTACAGGTAGGGCAGCCGCTCGGCCCACCTGTCCCACAGGCTGGCCGCCGTCTTGCCCCGCGACCTGTACACGCCGGCCAAAATGAGCAGCCCGACGTAGGCTGCTCAAGTCTTTTTAAATGATGACTCTCACCCTCTGCGAAATGAGTTTCAGTTATTACCGTCTGCGAGGAGGTATAAAGTCCCTAGGTGTAGAACGAAAAGACATAAAAGCAGCTTCGTAATAAATGCGATTGATATGCTTAACAAATTGTAGAGGTGTTTTCTCAGATATATACTAGGGGTCTCATGAATTTTTCataatgaatttttttttattttatttatttattttatctgtccttatgtgtagtgtgatgttctgtgttgtgtgttgttttttgtactggATGCCATAGAATGTCattgcactgtaaaacaaatttacCTACGggtataaataaagtaaacaaacaaacaaacaaacaaacaaagtaggCGCGCAGGTCGGTCTCGTCCATGCACTTCCACCAGCGGTATCGTTGTCCGTATTTTTGACCACTGGCCTCCAGGTTAGTCATCTCCAGAATGAGCTTCTCGATCGCGGCCGTGAACAACAGGCAGAACGTGGATGTCGCGGGCGAGGGACGCGGCGTACGGGGTGGGTCCCGGGACGGTGGTGGTGGCTGCGGTGGCTGCAGATGCTGCCGACGGTCCTGATGCTGTGGTGATCGTAGTCGTCGCGTGTCCCCGTGTGAGATGCTGACACGTGGAGGACCATGTGATTGCACCGTTTTTggacacaaatgtttgtctctcttcttctacttcttcctcctcctctccttcttcttcatcatcttgttgtttttgttgttgttgttgttgttgttgttcttcttcttcttcatcatcttgTTCTTCCTCGCTCTCCTGACCGCTCTCATAGTCCTCAAAGTCTTTGTCCAACACGTATTCGTTGTCAGAGACGTCAGAGTACCGGTCGTCGTCCCGGTCGTCGTCCCGGTCGTCGTCATCCCGGTCCCCGGGGTCTCGAACGCTCAtggctctttgttttgttgttttttttcgcCGCCCCCGGTTGTGTTTCGGGCAGTGTGTTTGGGCACGCTTTCCGCTACACTTTCTGCGTCTAGGTCACGGGGGTGTCTTGGTGCGATCGCTCGAGATGGGGTCTTtcatttgtctttctctcattaGTAGGCTTATTTTATCACGTCTTCTTGCTGAACGTAATACTGCTACTCTGCGGTCGTTATGTTTCCTTATTTTTTTCAACGGGTCACGGGGACCCGGTCTGCACAGCGCGAGGGCGCTGCTTATTCGCCGAGCATATTTCAGAGGGGACCGAGCGGACGTTTTGACCCGGTCTGGACAGCGCGAGGGCGCTGCTTATTCGGCGAGTATAGTTCCGAGGGGACGGCGCGAGGGCGCTGCGTGTACCCGCAAGTTGTCAGACAGATGAGCGAGAGAGGGGCGAGCCCCATTGCACCCGGTTTGTTCGAAGGGAAGGGAAAGAAACGAGCCGAAGTCATTATGACCCGCTCGGGGCAGCGGGAGGGTTAAACATGAAATGGTAGTCATGGCTTGACCAGCATACCCTGGACTCTATGGATGATTTATTATTAGCAAGGTCCGAATTAGAGCTGAGTGAAATTTAGCCAGAACTTAGATGAGTTTCATTTCAGCAAGAGAATTGAAAGTTGAAAGGCTTTGTATTTGTGAACAACTCctcaaaaattatttttttaatgatttgggTTTTAGCATTAAAACAAAGCGCAAAGCCTCCTCAGAGACTAACAAAAATTGCCAGAGCTGACTATATTTCAAGTCATCCAGGCGGGGTATTGGGGTATTAAGTTTTCAACCAGCAATAATCACGTCTCAGGGGAACTTCATAGACTATGAAATTGCCTCTGCGAAAGGATACAGAATGTACCTATCAGTTAAATGTGGATCtgcaacaacaaccacaacaagtGATAACCCTTACTGGACTGTTATTGCACAGATGTGGCTTATGAACTGCAAACCccacctttttttaaacatgaaatggTAGTCATACCCTGGACTCTATGGATGACTTATTATTAGCAAGGTCCGAATTAGAGCTGAGTGAAATTTAGCCAGAACTTCAGTTTCATTTCAGCAAGAGAATTGAAAGACAAGTTGAAAGGCTTTGTATTTGTGAACAACTACTCAAAAAATATTGGGTATTGGGTTAAGTTTTGTGGTGGGaattgtgtgtttaaataaccagctcaggcaaacacttgtctttctgtgtattttattcaagtcttctgcagaaggactcacagcaaaacacatacgccgtgtacatgtatgctcaaatgagtgaggagagctctgtgagcctgttatttatccagctttagggtcaatcttatcatcccacagagacacattgtccctgaagtctggataccacaaggggaacgagagactgcgtcggcccgccgcacctc encodes:
- the LOC123964955 gene encoding interaptin-like — protein: MDMDLEAVIQQLEGINIQLQRYPKQGQKKQLAEHHENSRTLKGLDAMSMAMKVAKEAILIAKEALGKELQELNHMRPDKAWDEKCKNIKAEHLAASQQNGALQQQIQELRKKLQNEPALEEMCKVMKEETEVMRLQNYSIQEEIRELKEKCRNLNALDKMYDQLKAENVAISQQNDNLRQEIQEIAKDLRNEKALQEIIDQMEVSTVAISQQNAALKEQQQKLYKDYEDQKIFSVMYREKLHIVEVMRQQNENIKLRIQSLTRRIQNRKAMKDKYKALKSEKKDVSAKQNELLKELRSLYSKHDSMPVYEDKFGPLRQEIEALRRHNDELHQKIKQCIEEMENKTVIEEMYKEFKVEKKNLTQRNNILKKEIQKVEKSLVKEQALVDRNNVMKEENEALSQQNDTLQREVEELSARLQSEQMLEVMNKSLTMEKDAMGRRNDVLRQEVQELNEKLNSKRALESAGNAIKAEKENIGQEPSAHTMLSSPVRLGKFQPHAKRCWFNSWA